From one Enterococcus sp. DIV2402 genomic stretch:
- a CDS encoding methyl-accepting chemotaxis protein, giving the protein MAQQTKLLSFNASLEAARVGSKASGFSIVASEMQKLANQTKQLTQDIHNNIESINEQSSKVLESSTSTNNKINDSKENLESLLESYKKLLETANSLNNEAIALQDVN; this is encoded by the coding sequence GTGGCGCAACAAACTAAACTGCTGTCATTCAACGCTTCTTTAGAGGCAGCGCGTGTCGGCAGCAAAGCATCAGGTTTTAGTATTGTAGCGAGTGAGATGCAAAAGTTAGCCAATCAAACCAAGCAACTTACGCAAGACATCCACAACAATATCGAATCAATTAATGAACAATCCAGTAAAGTTTTGGAAAGTTCTACGTCAACCAATAATAAAATTAATGATTCTAAAGAGAACTTAGAAAGTCTTCTAGAATCATATAAAAAATTGCTTGAAACAGCCAATAGTCTAAATAATGAAGCCATCGCTTTACAAGATGTTAATTAG
- a CDS encoding PAS domain-containing protein gives MNFNLDSQQKELFFNAMFKELAVIIFNIDKEVVFSNEKMAGALGYTPEELINVRHQNFCFDEYVASNDYQNFWNSLLIAKKSFQDKIFRKKKNGELIILESVYFPVLDDRKKVINVIKIAFDITKRESLLTTTIKKVQDSSEALTEISIDGNEKISILTDNLKEVDSLSTNNQLATKILEEDIKKYPLF, from the coding sequence ATGAATTTTAATTTAGACTCCCAACAAAAAGAGCTATTTTTTAATGCAATGTTCAAAGAATTAGCAGTTATCATTTTTAATATAGATAAAGAAGTCGTTTTTTCAAATGAAAAAATGGCAGGTGCCCTAGGATATACACCAGAGGAATTAATCAATGTTCGCCATCAAAATTTCTGTTTTGATGAGTATGTTGCTAGTAATGATTACCAAAATTTTTGGAATTCATTATTAATAGCTAAAAAAAGTTTTCAAGATAAGATTTTTCGTAAAAAGAAAAACGGTGAGTTAATTATTTTAGAAAGTGTTTATTTTCCAGTATTGGATGACCGTAAAAAAGTAATTAATGTGATCAAAATTGCCTTTGATATTACCAAAAGAGAAAGTCTGTTAACAACGACCATCAAAAAAGTGCAAGATAGTTCAGAAGCATTAACCGAAATTTCTATAGATGGTAATGAAAAGATTAGTATTTTAACCGATAATTTAAAAGAGGTGGATTCCTTATCAACCAATAATCAACTAGCTACCAAGATTTTGGAAGAAGATATAAAAAAATATCCGCTATTTTAA
- a CDS encoding XRE family transcriptional regulator, with translation MEDEKGYVVNLELIRKTRIEKGYSLQKMVNLIEILDKTKYYRREKGLVSFKPEEIPLIACILEIPLEQMFVKVSKKKKTFTRLRN, from the coding sequence ATGGAGGATGAGAAGGGTTATGTTGTTAATCTAGAGTTAATTAGGAAAACTCGCATTGAAAAAGGGTATTCATTGCAAAAAATGGTTAATTTAATCGAAATATTAGATAAAACAAAATACTACCGGCGCGAAAAAGGCTTGGTTAGCTTTAAGCCAGAAGAAATCCCGTTGATTGCATGTATTTTAGAAATACCGTTAGAGCAAATGTTTGTCAAAGTTTCTAAAAAGAAAAAAACGTTCACGAGGCTAAGAAATTAA
- a CDS encoding helix-turn-helix domain-containing protein, whose amino-acid sequence MTNELSKRIIDLRESKNWTQTQLAEKMGLSKSTMSKIESGYRKITTDELKLLAEIFGVSTDYLLGITPPVSSAQLAPFDIHDLLDSNVQILYNDQGFLSKTDRSYINDLLAVYFSHKEDDK is encoded by the coding sequence ATGACAAATGAGCTTTCGAAACGCATCATTGATTTAAGAGAAAGTAAAAATTGGACACAAACACAGCTCGCTGAAAAAATGGGTTTAAGCAAGTCTACAATGAGTAAAATTGAATCTGGTTATCGAAAAATTACCACAGATGAACTAAAACTATTAGCAGAAATTTTCGGTGTTTCAACAGACTATTTATTAGGTATCACCCCACCTGTATCTTCTGCACAATTAGCACCATTTGATATTCATGATTTATTAGATTCAAACGTACAAATTCTCTACAACGATCAAGGTTTTCTTTCTAAAACGGATAGATCGTACATTAATGACTTACTAGCAGTCTACTTTTCGCATAAAGAAGACGATAAATAA